In the Manis javanica isolate MJ-LG chromosome 12, MJ_LKY, whole genome shotgun sequence genome, one interval contains:
- the FGFR1 gene encoding fibroblast growth factor receptor 1 isoform X1, producing MWSWKCLLFWAVLVTATLCTARPAPTLPEQAQPWGAPVEVETFLVHPGDLLQLRCRLRDDVQSINWLRDGAQLVDSNRTRITGEEVEVRDSVPADSGLYACVTSSPSGSDTTYFSVNVSDALPSSEDDDDDDDSSSEEKEADNTKPNRMPVAPYWTSPEKMEKKLHAVPAAKTVKFKCPSSGTPNPTLRWLKNGKEFKPDHRIGGYKVRYATWSIIMDSVVPSDKGNYTCIVENKYGSINHTYQLDVVERSPHRPILQAGLPANKTVALGSNVEFMCKVYSDPQPHIQWLKHIEVNGSKIGPDNLPYVQILKTAGVNTTDKEMEVLHLRNVSFEDAGEYTCLAGNSIGLSHHSAWLTVLEALEERPAVMTSPLYLEIVIYCTGAFLISCMVGSVIIYKMRSGTKKSDFHSQLAVHKLAKSIPLRRQVSADSSASMNSGVLLVRPSRLSSSGTPMLAGVSEYELPEDPRWELPRDRLVLGKPLGEGCFGQVVLAEAIGLDKDKPNRVTKVAVKMLKSDATEKDLSDLISEMEMMKMIGKHKNIINLLGACTQDGPLYVIVEYASKGNLREYLQARRPPGLEYCYNPSHNPEEQLSSKDLVSCAYQVARGMEYLASKKCIHRDLAARNVLVTEDNVMKIADFGLARDIHHIDYYKKTTNGRLPVKWMAPEALFDRIYTHQSDVWSFGVLLWEIFTLGGSPYPGVPVEELFKLLKEGHRMDKPSNCTNELYMMMRDCWHAVPSQRPTFKQLVEDLDRIVALTSNQEYLDLTMPLDQYSPSFPDTRSSTCSSGEDSVFSHEPLPEEPCLPRHPAQLANGGLKRR from the exons cccagccctggggagCCCCTGTGGAAGTGGAGACCTTCCTGGTCCACCCTGGTGACCTGCTGCAGCTTCGCTGTCGGCTGCGGGATGATGTCCAGAGCATCAACTGGCTGCGCGACGGGGCACAGCTGGTGGACAGCAACCGTACACGCATcacgggggaggaggtggaggtgcgGGACTCGGTGCCTGCTGACTCCGGCCTCTACGCGTGTGTGACCAGCAGCCCCTCGGGCAGTGACACCACCTACTTCTCCGTCAATGTCTCAG ATGCCCTCCCCTCCTCAGAGGATGACGATGACGACGATGACTCTTCTTCAGAGGAGAAAGAGGCGGACAACACCAAACCGAACCGTATGC CCGTGGCTCCATACTGGACATCTccagaaaagatggaaaagaaactGCATGCGGTGCCAGCTGCCAAAACCGTGAAGTTCAAATGCCCTTCCAGTGGGACTCCTAACCCCACACTGCGCTGGCTGAAAAATGGCAAAGAATTCAAACCTGACCACAGGATTGGGGGCTACAAG GTTCGTTACGCCACCTGGAGCATCATCATGGACTCTGTGGTGCCTTCAGATAAGGGCAACTACACGTGCATCGTGGAGAACAAGTACGGCAGCATTAACCATACTTACCAGCTCGACGTCGTGG AGCGGTCCCCTCACCGGCCCATCCTGCAGGCAGGGTTGCCTGCCAACAAGACAGTGGCCCTGGGCAGCAATGTGGAGTTCATGTGTAAGGTGTACAGTGACCCACAGCCCCACATCCAGTGGCTAAAGCACATTGAAGTGAACGGGAGTAAAATTGGTCCAGACAACCTGCCTTATGTCCAGATCTTGAAG ACTGCCGGCGTCAACACTACCGACAAAGAAATGGAAGTGCTTCACTTGAGGAATGTGTCCTTTGAGGACGCAGGGGAGTATACATGCTTGGCGGGTAACTCTATCGGACTCTCTCATCACTCTGCATGGTTGACCGTTCTGGAAG CCCTAGAAGAGAGGCCGGCAGTGATGACCTCGCCCCTGTACCTGGAGATCGTCATCTACTGCACGGGGGCCTTCCTCATCTCCTGCATGGTGGGCTCGGTCATCATCTACAAGATGAGGAGTGGCACCAAGAAGAGCGACTTCCACAGCCAGCTGGCCGTGCACAAGCTGGCCAAGAGCATCCCTCTGCGCAGACAG GTGTCGGCAGACTCCAGCGCATCCATGAATTCTGGGGTTCTGCTGGTTCGGCCCTCGCGTCTCTCCTCCAGCGGGACACCCATGCTGGCTGGGGTCTCTGAGTATGAGCTTCCTGAAGACCCTCGCTGGGAGCTGCCTCGAGACAG ACTGGTTTTAGGCAAACCCCTGGGAGAGGGCTGCTTTggacaggtggtgctggcagagGCCATCGGGCTAGACAAGGACAAACCTAACCGCGTGACCAAAGTGGCTGTGAAGATGTTGAAAT CGGACGCAACAGAGAAAGACCTGTCGGACCTGATCTCCGAGATGGAGATGATGAAGATGATCGGGAAGCACAAGAACATCATCAACCTGCTGGGGGCCTGCACGCAGGATG GTCCTTTGTACGTCATCGTGGAGTACGCCTCCAAGGGCAACCTGCGAGAGTACTTGCAGGCCCGGAGGCCGCCCGGGCTGGAGTACTGTTACAACCCCAGCCACAACCCAGAGGAGCAGCTGTCCTCCAAGGACCTGGTGTCCTGCGCCTACCAGGTGGCCCGAGGCATGGAGTATCTGGCCTCCAAGAAG TGCATCCACCGAGACCTGGCTGCCAGGAACGTCCTAGTAACAGAGGACAATGTGATGAAGATCGCAGACTTTGGCCTTGCTCGGGACATCCACCACATCGACTACTATAAAAAAACAACCAAC GGCCGGCTGCCTGTGAAGTGGATGGCACCTGAGGCCTTGTTCGACCGGATCTACACCCACCAGAGTGACGT GTGGTCCTTCGGGGTGCTGCTGTGGGAAATCTTCACTTTAGGCGGCTCCCCGTACCCTGGCGTGCCCGTGGAGGAGCTGTTCAAGCTGTTGAAGGAGGGTCATCGTATGGACAAGCCCAGCAACTGCACCAATGAGCT GTACATGATGATGCGGGACTGCTGGCATGCGGTCCCCTCACAGAGACCGACCTTCAAGCAGCTGGTGGAAGACCTGGACCGCATTGTGGCCTTGACCTCCAACCAG GAGTATCTTGACCTGACAATGCCCCTGGACCAATACTCTCCCAGCTTTCCCGACACCCGAAGCTCCACCTGCTCCTCGGGGGAGGATTCCGTCTTCTCTCATGAGCCATTGCCTGAGGAGCCCTGTCTGCCCCGACACCCAGCCCAGCTTGCCAATGGTGGACTCAAACGGCGCTGA
- the FGFR1 gene encoding fibroblast growth factor receptor 1 isoform X2, which yields MWSWKCLLFWAVLVTATLCTARPAPTLPEQAQPWGAPVEVETFLVHPGDLLQLRCRLRDDVQSINWLRDGAQLVDSNRTRITGEEVEVRDSVPADSGLYACVTSSPSGSDTTYFSVNVSDALPSSEDDDDDDDSSSEEKEADNTKPNPVAPYWTSPEKMEKKLHAVPAAKTVKFKCPSSGTPNPTLRWLKNGKEFKPDHRIGGYKVRYATWSIIMDSVVPSDKGNYTCIVENKYGSINHTYQLDVVERSPHRPILQAGLPANKTVALGSNVEFMCKVYSDPQPHIQWLKHIEVNGSKIGPDNLPYVQILKTAGVNTTDKEMEVLHLRNVSFEDAGEYTCLAGNSIGLSHHSAWLTVLEALEERPAVMTSPLYLEIVIYCTGAFLISCMVGSVIIYKMRSGTKKSDFHSQLAVHKLAKSIPLRRQVSADSSASMNSGVLLVRPSRLSSSGTPMLAGVSEYELPEDPRWELPRDRLVLGKPLGEGCFGQVVLAEAIGLDKDKPNRVTKVAVKMLKSDATEKDLSDLISEMEMMKMIGKHKNIINLLGACTQDGPLYVIVEYASKGNLREYLQARRPPGLEYCYNPSHNPEEQLSSKDLVSCAYQVARGMEYLASKKCIHRDLAARNVLVTEDNVMKIADFGLARDIHHIDYYKKTTNGRLPVKWMAPEALFDRIYTHQSDVWSFGVLLWEIFTLGGSPYPGVPVEELFKLLKEGHRMDKPSNCTNELYMMMRDCWHAVPSQRPTFKQLVEDLDRIVALTSNQEYLDLTMPLDQYSPSFPDTRSSTCSSGEDSVFSHEPLPEEPCLPRHPAQLANGGLKRR from the exons cccagccctggggagCCCCTGTGGAAGTGGAGACCTTCCTGGTCCACCCTGGTGACCTGCTGCAGCTTCGCTGTCGGCTGCGGGATGATGTCCAGAGCATCAACTGGCTGCGCGACGGGGCACAGCTGGTGGACAGCAACCGTACACGCATcacgggggaggaggtggaggtgcgGGACTCGGTGCCTGCTGACTCCGGCCTCTACGCGTGTGTGACCAGCAGCCCCTCGGGCAGTGACACCACCTACTTCTCCGTCAATGTCTCAG ATGCCCTCCCCTCCTCAGAGGATGACGATGACGACGATGACTCTTCTTCAGAGGAGAAAGAGGCGGACAACACCAAACCGAACC CCGTGGCTCCATACTGGACATCTccagaaaagatggaaaagaaactGCATGCGGTGCCAGCTGCCAAAACCGTGAAGTTCAAATGCCCTTCCAGTGGGACTCCTAACCCCACACTGCGCTGGCTGAAAAATGGCAAAGAATTCAAACCTGACCACAGGATTGGGGGCTACAAG GTTCGTTACGCCACCTGGAGCATCATCATGGACTCTGTGGTGCCTTCAGATAAGGGCAACTACACGTGCATCGTGGAGAACAAGTACGGCAGCATTAACCATACTTACCAGCTCGACGTCGTGG AGCGGTCCCCTCACCGGCCCATCCTGCAGGCAGGGTTGCCTGCCAACAAGACAGTGGCCCTGGGCAGCAATGTGGAGTTCATGTGTAAGGTGTACAGTGACCCACAGCCCCACATCCAGTGGCTAAAGCACATTGAAGTGAACGGGAGTAAAATTGGTCCAGACAACCTGCCTTATGTCCAGATCTTGAAG ACTGCCGGCGTCAACACTACCGACAAAGAAATGGAAGTGCTTCACTTGAGGAATGTGTCCTTTGAGGACGCAGGGGAGTATACATGCTTGGCGGGTAACTCTATCGGACTCTCTCATCACTCTGCATGGTTGACCGTTCTGGAAG CCCTAGAAGAGAGGCCGGCAGTGATGACCTCGCCCCTGTACCTGGAGATCGTCATCTACTGCACGGGGGCCTTCCTCATCTCCTGCATGGTGGGCTCGGTCATCATCTACAAGATGAGGAGTGGCACCAAGAAGAGCGACTTCCACAGCCAGCTGGCCGTGCACAAGCTGGCCAAGAGCATCCCTCTGCGCAGACAG GTGTCGGCAGACTCCAGCGCATCCATGAATTCTGGGGTTCTGCTGGTTCGGCCCTCGCGTCTCTCCTCCAGCGGGACACCCATGCTGGCTGGGGTCTCTGAGTATGAGCTTCCTGAAGACCCTCGCTGGGAGCTGCCTCGAGACAG ACTGGTTTTAGGCAAACCCCTGGGAGAGGGCTGCTTTggacaggtggtgctggcagagGCCATCGGGCTAGACAAGGACAAACCTAACCGCGTGACCAAAGTGGCTGTGAAGATGTTGAAAT CGGACGCAACAGAGAAAGACCTGTCGGACCTGATCTCCGAGATGGAGATGATGAAGATGATCGGGAAGCACAAGAACATCATCAACCTGCTGGGGGCCTGCACGCAGGATG GTCCTTTGTACGTCATCGTGGAGTACGCCTCCAAGGGCAACCTGCGAGAGTACTTGCAGGCCCGGAGGCCGCCCGGGCTGGAGTACTGTTACAACCCCAGCCACAACCCAGAGGAGCAGCTGTCCTCCAAGGACCTGGTGTCCTGCGCCTACCAGGTGGCCCGAGGCATGGAGTATCTGGCCTCCAAGAAG TGCATCCACCGAGACCTGGCTGCCAGGAACGTCCTAGTAACAGAGGACAATGTGATGAAGATCGCAGACTTTGGCCTTGCTCGGGACATCCACCACATCGACTACTATAAAAAAACAACCAAC GGCCGGCTGCCTGTGAAGTGGATGGCACCTGAGGCCTTGTTCGACCGGATCTACACCCACCAGAGTGACGT GTGGTCCTTCGGGGTGCTGCTGTGGGAAATCTTCACTTTAGGCGGCTCCCCGTACCCTGGCGTGCCCGTGGAGGAGCTGTTCAAGCTGTTGAAGGAGGGTCATCGTATGGACAAGCCCAGCAACTGCACCAATGAGCT GTACATGATGATGCGGGACTGCTGGCATGCGGTCCCCTCACAGAGACCGACCTTCAAGCAGCTGGTGGAAGACCTGGACCGCATTGTGGCCTTGACCTCCAACCAG GAGTATCTTGACCTGACAATGCCCCTGGACCAATACTCTCCCAGCTTTCCCGACACCCGAAGCTCCACCTGCTCCTCGGGGGAGGATTCCGTCTTCTCTCATGAGCCATTGCCTGAGGAGCCCTGTCTGCCCCGACACCCAGCCCAGCTTGCCAATGGTGGACTCAAACGGCGCTGA
- the FGFR1 gene encoding fibroblast growth factor receptor 1 isoform X3, with product MWSWKCLLFWAVLVTATLCTARPAPTLPEQDALPSSEDDDDDDDSSSEEKEADNTKPNPVAPYWTSPEKMEKKLHAVPAAKTVKFKCPSSGTPNPTLRWLKNGKEFKPDHRIGGYKVRYATWSIIMDSVVPSDKGNYTCIVENKYGSINHTYQLDVVERSPHRPILQAGLPANKTVALGSNVEFMCKVYSDPQPHIQWLKHIEVNGSKIGPDNLPYVQILKTAGVNTTDKEMEVLHLRNVSFEDAGEYTCLAGNSIGLSHHSAWLTVLEALEERPAVMTSPLYLEIVIYCTGAFLISCMVGSVIIYKMRSGTKKSDFHSQLAVHKLAKSIPLRRQVSADSSASMNSGVLLVRPSRLSSSGTPMLAGVSEYELPEDPRWELPRDRLVLGKPLGEGCFGQVVLAEAIGLDKDKPNRVTKVAVKMLKSDATEKDLSDLISEMEMMKMIGKHKNIINLLGACTQDGPLYVIVEYASKGNLREYLQARRPPGLEYCYNPSHNPEEQLSSKDLVSCAYQVARGMEYLASKKCIHRDLAARNVLVTEDNVMKIADFGLARDIHHIDYYKKTTNGRLPVKWMAPEALFDRIYTHQSDVWSFGVLLWEIFTLGGSPYPGVPVEELFKLLKEGHRMDKPSNCTNELYMMMRDCWHAVPSQRPTFKQLVEDLDRIVALTSNQEYLDLTMPLDQYSPSFPDTRSSTCSSGEDSVFSHEPLPEEPCLPRHPAQLANGGLKRR from the exons ATGCCCTCCCCTCCTCAGAGGATGACGATGACGACGATGACTCTTCTTCAGAGGAGAAAGAGGCGGACAACACCAAACCGAACC CCGTGGCTCCATACTGGACATCTccagaaaagatggaaaagaaactGCATGCGGTGCCAGCTGCCAAAACCGTGAAGTTCAAATGCCCTTCCAGTGGGACTCCTAACCCCACACTGCGCTGGCTGAAAAATGGCAAAGAATTCAAACCTGACCACAGGATTGGGGGCTACAAG GTTCGTTACGCCACCTGGAGCATCATCATGGACTCTGTGGTGCCTTCAGATAAGGGCAACTACACGTGCATCGTGGAGAACAAGTACGGCAGCATTAACCATACTTACCAGCTCGACGTCGTGG AGCGGTCCCCTCACCGGCCCATCCTGCAGGCAGGGTTGCCTGCCAACAAGACAGTGGCCCTGGGCAGCAATGTGGAGTTCATGTGTAAGGTGTACAGTGACCCACAGCCCCACATCCAGTGGCTAAAGCACATTGAAGTGAACGGGAGTAAAATTGGTCCAGACAACCTGCCTTATGTCCAGATCTTGAAG ACTGCCGGCGTCAACACTACCGACAAAGAAATGGAAGTGCTTCACTTGAGGAATGTGTCCTTTGAGGACGCAGGGGAGTATACATGCTTGGCGGGTAACTCTATCGGACTCTCTCATCACTCTGCATGGTTGACCGTTCTGGAAG CCCTAGAAGAGAGGCCGGCAGTGATGACCTCGCCCCTGTACCTGGAGATCGTCATCTACTGCACGGGGGCCTTCCTCATCTCCTGCATGGTGGGCTCGGTCATCATCTACAAGATGAGGAGTGGCACCAAGAAGAGCGACTTCCACAGCCAGCTGGCCGTGCACAAGCTGGCCAAGAGCATCCCTCTGCGCAGACAG GTGTCGGCAGACTCCAGCGCATCCATGAATTCTGGGGTTCTGCTGGTTCGGCCCTCGCGTCTCTCCTCCAGCGGGACACCCATGCTGGCTGGGGTCTCTGAGTATGAGCTTCCTGAAGACCCTCGCTGGGAGCTGCCTCGAGACAG ACTGGTTTTAGGCAAACCCCTGGGAGAGGGCTGCTTTggacaggtggtgctggcagagGCCATCGGGCTAGACAAGGACAAACCTAACCGCGTGACCAAAGTGGCTGTGAAGATGTTGAAAT CGGACGCAACAGAGAAAGACCTGTCGGACCTGATCTCCGAGATGGAGATGATGAAGATGATCGGGAAGCACAAGAACATCATCAACCTGCTGGGGGCCTGCACGCAGGATG GTCCTTTGTACGTCATCGTGGAGTACGCCTCCAAGGGCAACCTGCGAGAGTACTTGCAGGCCCGGAGGCCGCCCGGGCTGGAGTACTGTTACAACCCCAGCCACAACCCAGAGGAGCAGCTGTCCTCCAAGGACCTGGTGTCCTGCGCCTACCAGGTGGCCCGAGGCATGGAGTATCTGGCCTCCAAGAAG TGCATCCACCGAGACCTGGCTGCCAGGAACGTCCTAGTAACAGAGGACAATGTGATGAAGATCGCAGACTTTGGCCTTGCTCGGGACATCCACCACATCGACTACTATAAAAAAACAACCAAC GGCCGGCTGCCTGTGAAGTGGATGGCACCTGAGGCCTTGTTCGACCGGATCTACACCCACCAGAGTGACGT GTGGTCCTTCGGGGTGCTGCTGTGGGAAATCTTCACTTTAGGCGGCTCCCCGTACCCTGGCGTGCCCGTGGAGGAGCTGTTCAAGCTGTTGAAGGAGGGTCATCGTATGGACAAGCCCAGCAACTGCACCAATGAGCT GTACATGATGATGCGGGACTGCTGGCATGCGGTCCCCTCACAGAGACCGACCTTCAAGCAGCTGGTGGAAGACCTGGACCGCATTGTGGCCTTGACCTCCAACCAG GAGTATCTTGACCTGACAATGCCCCTGGACCAATACTCTCCCAGCTTTCCCGACACCCGAAGCTCCACCTGCTCCTCGGGGGAGGATTCCGTCTTCTCTCATGAGCCATTGCCTGAGGAGCCCTGTCTGCCCCGACACCCAGCCCAGCTTGCCAATGGTGGACTCAAACGGCGCTGA